Within the Maribacter sp. BPC-D8 genome, the region AATAATGTCAATTCTGCCCATAACACCCTTTTCTTCTAAGGTGCCTTTTCCTTTTTCACCTATAAATCCAGTGGCATGGCATTCATCTATCATAACTAATGCATCGTACTTATCGGCTAGATCACAAATTTTATCTAGCGGAGCTACAATACCATCCATAGAGAATACGCCGTCGGTAACAATAATTTTAAATCGTGCGCCGTCTTCATTTGCTTTTATAAGTTGTGCTTCTAAATCTTGCATGTCGCTATTAGCATAACGGTAGCGCTTAGCTTTACACAAACGCACACCATCAATAATAGAGGCATGGTTTAGAGAATCAGAAATAATAGCATCTTCTGCATTTAGCAAAGGTTCGAACACTCCGCCATTGGCATCAAAGGCAGCGGCATATAATATGGTGTCTTCTGTACCATAAAAGTGGGCAATCTTTGCTTCTAATGTCTTGTGTATATCTTGGGTACCACAAATAAATCGAACAGAAGACATACCGAAGCCATGCGTATCCATAGCATCTTTAGCCGCCTGTATAACATCGGGGTGAGATGAAAGTCCTAAATAATTATTAGCACAAAAATTGATAACCTCTTGCCCGGTGTCGATTTTAATTACAGCATCTTGCGGAGAAACAATAATCCGTTCCTCTTTAAAGAGTCCGTCATTTTTGATGTTCTCAATTTCTTGCTGTAGATGTTCTTTAATTTTTCCGTACATATTCCTTTATATATAATCTAGTTCTATTTCAGTATTAATATACACAATGATCTTATGATCTATAGTGTAGCCCATATTTGAAAAACTCTGGGCATAAGTATTTATTTGATGATGATATTTCGGGTTTTGCTCTCCCGTCTTGTAATCTATAATGGTAGCGTGGTTATTTTTCAGCACCACCCTATCTGGTCTTTGAACCGTACCATCTGCCATTAATAGGTCGCGTTCATTTAGTACTTCAACATCATTTTGGTAAAATTGCGTCAAATCTTTATGAAAGATGACCTTTTTTACAATTTCCTTTATCCCGTTTACTTCTTGCTCTTTTATCAATCCTTTTTGTAGCGCCATTTGTACAGCTCTATCTAAATCGGCAGTTGTAAAAATAGCGCCTAATATATAATGTATAACATTACCTTGATTAATGGCAACATCTAAGCCCTCGTCCCATAAAGTTCCGGCTAATGCAAGTATCTTAAAATCGGGCCTATTTATGTTGGTATATATATAAGGTATAGTAAGTTGATCTGTACTGGTTTGTTTTTTAGAGGTCTGTGGTATTAATTCACCAAAGTCGTATGATAGTTTATCTTGTTGATATTCGCCTATGCTCTTTAGAAAATGAATGAATAGACCAGAATAACTATTGGTATTGTGTTCTCCTTTTCTATCAAGCTTGTTGGCGCTAATAATAAACAGGGCATTAACCGCTCTAGTAAGCACTACATATAAAAGGTTAAAAGCATCGAGCTGTAATTTTTGATGATCAATTTCATATAGCAATGATTCGATTTCACCGTATTCTTGAACTTCTTGCTTTTTATTAATAAGTACTTCGGAAAAGCCAAGGAATTCTTCTTTGCTTACCGGAAGCCATAATTTTGGGTCGATCTCTTCATACACATTTGAATTTGCATAGGGGAAAATAACTACCGGAAATTCCAACCCTTTAGATTTATGAATGGTCATAATCTGTACCGATTCAATATTTTCGGGTGTACTGATGCTTGCTGAGTTGCCTTTTTTATCCCAATAATCTAAAAAGGACTGCATGTCTGAGCCATATTTCTGCTCAACATCAAAAACGAGATCCATAAATGCAGAAAGGTGAGCATCTGAAGTAGGGATAAGGTCAAAGGTTTTTATGGCATAAGCCAATCCGTCAAAAACTGAAGCTTGTCTAAGTTTAGAAGCATCAAAACCATAGGTTTCAAAAAGGTGTGTATTAAGTTTTCCTAAATTCTCATAGATATAGGCATGCTTATCTTTTTTTCCATCCGACAGAAAATTTAAAATCTCATATTGGATCTCTAGTTCTGTAGGTTGAACCATATACCTTATCAATTGCACCAAGAAAATAGCTTTGGCACTTTCACTTAGTAATAAAGAATCTGAAGAAACCACGGGAATTTTGTGCTGCATTAAAAAATCTGCCAGCAGAAGACCATGCTTTTTCTTTCTTATAATAATACAGATATCGCTATAAGTATAGCCTTGGCTTAAACATTGCTGAATAGTAGCCAATGTGTTCGCTGCATATTCCTCATCAGTATCTTCTTCTAATAATGAAATATTTACGTAGCCACCTTCTTTCTGATTGGTTTCTTGTGTATTACCAATTTTAAAGAACTCTTGATATATATCATTCTCTAAAAACGGACTTATACTTTGAAAAAAGTTGTTATTGAAGTTGATGATCTCTGCATAACTTCTATAGTTTTTTGGTAGCGTAACCAAATCAGACTGTATGGTGAATGGGTGCGCTTGATGTGTTGCCAGCTCAAGAAATTGTTCAGCTTTACCACCACGCCATCTATAAATAGCTTGCTTAGGGTCGCCCACTAAAAACAAAGATCCGATACTGCCCAATTCATCTTCACCCTCCATGGCACTACCAATTAAAGGAATAAGATTTTCCCATTGCATTTGCGAAGTATCTTGAAATTCGTCGATGAAATAATGACGATACTTTTCTCCAAGACGCTCGTAAATAAAAGGTGCAGGTTGATCCTTGACCTCTTTTGCAATTAGGGTGTTAAATTCAGAAATAGACAATTGGTCTTTTTCTTCTTGAATAATCTTCAGTTCTTTCTGTATCGCATTTAATAACGCAAAAGGGATAATGTTTCTATTGATGTTAGCATACAATCCCCTTTTATAAATAAGCTGTTTTATTGCTTGATAATGATGAAGTAATTGAGGCGCTAATTCTGCCGGAGCATTTTTAACGGTGGCTTTTACTATTTTTCCCTCAATTAAATTATCCTCAAGTTTGTTATTGTAGAGTTGTGTAGGAGTAAAGTTTTCAGCAACTATTTTCTTGAAATGGTTAGGTAAGGTTTCTCTAGGGAAATCTTTTAAATCTAAACCAGATGAAGTGATAACGTCAAGAGCGGCAGTAGCAAGTGCTACAATTTTTTTCTCTAAATTTTTGGTTTCTTTTTTAAGATGCGTTTGCAGCTTTAGAAAATCGCCTAATTCTATTTCTTGTAAATGTTTTAAATGTTCGGCATTGTTCTCATCGAATATCAGTTTACCAATTTTCAATAGATCAAAACCAATATCCCAACTACGGTCATCTTCAATTTTTTCAATGGCAAAATCTAAAAGCACTTTTGTAAACTCGGGATCCTCACCCGCTTTACTAATAACGCGCTCAACTGCCTCTTGTAAAAGTAGGTCTACATCAAGAACAACCTCAAAGTTTTGAGGGATCTTCAAATCTTTCGCGAAAGTTCTAATAAGTCTGTGGGTAAACTTATCTATGGTAGAAATATCAAAAAAGGCGTAGTTATGTAGTATTTGCTTTAATCGAAGTTTGCTTAATGCTGGTAGCTCTTCAAAAGTGTAACTAGTTTCGTTTAGAATGTCATTAAATAACGGATTAGCATCTTCAATAGAAGTAATTTTAGAAAACTCGAACAGGCTGTTCAATATTCTATGTTTCATCTCATTTACTGCTTTGTTCGTAAATGTGATAGCTAATATTTTTCTGAAATTCTGCGGCGAAGCCAGTATAATTTTCAAGTAAACCTTAGCAAGAGCATAGGTTTTGCCTGATCCGGCAGAGGCATTGTATATGGTAAAAGAATTCCTGGACACTGATTTTTACTGCAAATTAAGGATTCCTGTACAGTTCTTAACAAATTATTACATGAATATAAATGTTAAAATCCGTAACTTTGGTAGACAATTAATATTAATCTAAAAATACATAAATTATGGCTTTTGAACTACCAAAATTGCCTTACGCCTATGATGCTCTTGAGCCTCATATCGATGCAAGGACAATGGAAATACATCATACAAAACATCACCAAGGATATACATCTAAATTAAATGCTGCTATAGAGGGTACTGACCTTGCTGGGAAGTCTATAGAAGATATTTTAACAGGATTGGATATGAGTAATGGTGCTGTTAGAAATAACGGTGGCGGATTCTACAATCACTCATTATTCTGGACAATCTTATCACCAAACGGTGGTGGAAAGCCAAGTGGCGAATTAGCAGCTGCAATTGATAGCGCTTTTGGTTCTTTCGAAGAATTCAAAACTAAGTTTACAACTGCTGCGGGTACAAGATTCGGTTCTGGTTGGGCATGGTTATGTGTTCATAAAGGAGGTAAAGTAGAAGTATGTTCTACACCAAATCAAGACAATCCATTAATGCCAGGAGTTGAATGTGGAGGTCTACCAATTTTAGGTTTAGATGTATGGGAACATGCATATTACCTAAATTACCAAAACAAGAGACCAGATTATATTGAAGCGTTTTTCAATATCATTAACTGGGATGAAGTTTCGAAAAGATACGCTAGTAACAAATAAGAAAGAGTAGAAATATTCTTAACTATCTTGTAGGAAACCACTTATGAATTATTCATGGGTGGTTTTTTTGGTTTTAAAATAGAAAAGGGCGGAGAAATCTCCACCCTTTTCGTCCCAAATCTTACCATAAACTTAACCTACTTATGCTATGGCGAGACTAAATTACTGGTATTGAGTAAATAAAAAAAGGATTTTTAAGAAAAATATAAACTTTTATTTAACAGAAGATGTTTTACTAGGGGTAGGTCATTAGGGCTAACTAGTTGTTTTATAAGCCAATTGGTATAAAATAAAAAGACGGAGCATTGCTCCGTCTTTTCCCCAAATCTTACCATGAACTTAACCTACTTATGCTATGGTTCTGTAAATATATAGGCATGCGGGGTTTTATAAAAAGCTATTCGTTGTACTTCACAAACTTAGGTTGTACTACTAGAATTAAAAATTTAGGAAGATTTTGTGGTTGTGAAGTTAGAAATGGCTGTAAAATAAAAAGACGGAGCATTGCTCCGTCTTTTCCCCAAATCTTACCATGAACTTAACCTACTTATGCTATGGTTCTGTAAATGTATAGGCATATGGGCTATTATAAAAAGCTATTCGTTGTACGTCACAAACTTAAGTTGTAATGCTAGAATTGAAAGTTTAAGAAGATTTTGTGCGGTGGTGAAGTTAGAAATGGCTGTAAAATAAAAAGACGGAGCATTGCTCCGTCCTTTTCCCCAAATCTTACCATGAACTTAACCTACTTATGCTATGGTTCTGTAAATGTAATAGGCTTATTAATGATTGTAAAAGGTATTGGCTGAAAGTCTCGTAATTACGTTAAAAAGAGCTTTGTGAAGAAACGGATTACAATTTGGTGGCGAGAAAAAATGGCAAATAAAAAAGGTGGAGAAATCTCCACCTTTTTTGCCCCAAATCTTACCATGAACTTAACCTACTTATGCTATGGTAGCTCTAAATGTAAAGCTGGTTAATTCAAATCGACCATTCAGTCGTTAAAATACTTTATTCATCGATGAAATACACAAATAGAGTGCATTTCATCGATGTATTATTTAATATGCGCGTTCGTTGTTGCCTTCATAAAAGTTTATAAAAGCCTTATTTACTACTCTATTTCCACCTGGTGTTGGGTAGTTACCGGTAAAATACCAATCGCCTAAGTTTTTAGGACAAGCCTCATGCAGGTTTTCAATGGTTTGGTAAATAATAGATACTTCAGCGTTTATTCCCTCAGGACTAAGCAGCTCTCCTGTTTTCTTAGAAATCTGTTTCGCTGTAAACGGAGCATAGAATTCTTTTACGTAATTAATTACATCATTATCATGACTATCGACTTGTGTCAAGCACTTTTTGTAAATATCTTCTACGATATGCATAGAGTTATTATCTTCGTGTAAAGCTAAAGCTGCTTTGAAGGCAATAAAGTCTTCTAGTTTGGCCATATCAATACCATAACAATCTGGATATCTAATTTGCGGTGCAGAAGATACTACGATAATTTTCCCAGGAGATAATCTATCTAGTATTCTTAAAATACTCTTTTTAAGTGTGGTACCGCGAACAATACTATCATCGATAATAACTAGATTGTCACCTTTCTTTACTGATCCATAAGAAATGTCATAAACGTGTGCTACAAGATCGTCTCTACTACTATCTTGAGTAATGAATGTTCTAAGCTTCGCATCTTTAATAGCAACTTTCTCTATTCTAGGGCGTACATCTAGTATTTCATGCAATTGTTCACCTGTAATACCTGTACCTAAAGCTAGTATTTGCTCTTCCTTTTTCTTATTAAGGTAGTTTTGAGCTTCCTTAACCATTCCGTAGAAAGAAGTTTCGGCAGTATTTGGTATATAAGAAAAAACGGTATTCTTAATATCCTCATTAATAGCTTCTAATATTTGAGGAAATACCAACTTACCTAAAGCTTTACGCTCTTGGTAAATTTCTTTATCGCTACCTCTAGAGAAATAGATACGTTCAAAAGAACATGCTTTTCGCTCTTTAGGTTCTAATATTTGTTTAATGTCGCTGGTGCCATTCTTTTTAATAATGATAGCAGCACCCGGATCCAATTCTTTTACCTCTTCATAAGGTACGTTGAATACAGTCTGTATTGCCGGTCTTTCTGATGCTACTACAACAACTTCGTCATCTCTATAGTAGTATGCAGGTCTAATACCGCTTGGATCTCTTAATACAAAAGCATCACCATGACCAAGTAAACCAGCCATTGCATAACCGCCATCAAAATTTTTGGCAGCCCTTCTTAATATTTTGTACACCTTTAAGCGTTCGGCAATAAGTGGAGAAGCTTCCTGTTTGGTATATCCTTCCTTTTTAATTTGCTTGTATAATTTAGCAACCGCATCATCTAGAAAATGACCTATCTTTTCCATTACGGTAACGGTATCAGCCATTTCTTTTGGGTGTTGCCCAAGCTGAATTAAATTATCGAAAAGTTCATGAACATTGGTCATGTTGAAGTTACCTGCAACAATAAGGTTACGGTGCATCCAATTATTCTGTCTTATAAAAGGGTGAACACTTTCAATGCTATTTTTACCAAAAGTACCGTAACGTACATGACCTAAAAGTAACTCGCCTATATAAGGTATGTGCTTTTTTTGCAAAGCCACATCATCTTCATACTCCGGGTGCTCTTTAAGTTCAGAATTGATACGGTCGTTTATTTGGGCAAAAATATCTTGTATAGGCTGTTGCTGACATGAACGAACACGACTCATGTAACGTTCCCCTGCTTTGACATCTAATTTAATACTGGCAAAACCTGCACCATCTTGACCACGATTGTGCTGTTTTTCCATCATTAGATACATTTTATTTACACCATAAAATGCTGTTCCATACTTTTCCTTGTAATACTCTAATGGTTTTAACAACCGTATTACAGAAATACCACACTCATGCTTAATTGCGTCACTCATTGTTTTTGGTATTAAAAAAGCCCCAAAAAATTGAGGCTAGGGGATTATTGTAATTCTATATCAAACTGAGTCAGTCTTTTAAACTGATGCAGTCTCTCTCTAATTTCTTTACGATCTAAATCAATCATTCTTTCTGTGCCGAATTTCTCAACACTAAACGATGCCAAATTAGATCCGTGAATAATAGCCTTCTTCATATTCTCAAAAGAACTATCATCGCTAGCTGCTAAGTAACCTGAAAAGCCACCTGCAAAAGTATCACCTGCACCTGTTGGATCAAACACCTCTTCTAAAGGTAATGCCGGTGCAAAAAATATTTGGTCTTCATTAAATAACAAAGCACCGTGTTCTCCTTTTTTGATCACCACATATTTAGGTCCCATGGTAAAAATCTTTTGTGCTGCTTTAACTAAAGAGTATTCGCCAGTTAATTGTCTAGCTTCCTCATCGTTAATAGTTAATACGTCAATATGTTTAATGACTTCCATTAAATCATTCAAAGCATTGTCCATCCAAAAATTCATGGTGTCCAATATGATTAATTTTGGTCGTTTTTTCATCTGATTAATTACACCTAATTGAACAATTGGGTGAAGATTACCTAGCATTACAACATCGGCATCATTATAATCTTCAGGAACTACAGGATTGAAGTCTTCTAAGGTGTTTAATTCTGTAACAAGCGTATCTCTTGAATTTAAATCGTTATGGTATTTACCTTTCCAGAAGAAAGTTTTACCACCTTTTACGATTTCTAAGCCAGAAATGTCAATACCTCTGTCAGTTAAAAGATCTAAATATTCTTGTGGTAAATCATCACCAACTATAGAGATAATAGCTGAATCTACATCGAATTGAGATGCTGCTAAGCCAATATAGGTAGCTGCGCCGCCTAAAATTTTATCTGTTTTTCCAAAAGGAGTTTCGATGGCGTCAAAAGCGACAGTACCTACTATTAAAAGCTTGCCCATAAAATTGTAAAAATTTAAGCTGCAAATATACGATTTTGAAGGGCTAATTAAAATGGTTTATCAAATACAAATGGTAATAATTGTTAAAGGCGAATTGTTGATATAAAATACCAACTATTTCCTACCAAAATCAGCAGGAATTTCTCCCCAAGCTTTTGTTTCCCATTTTACAATAACAGTACTGTATTGGTTTTTCTTTAACCATTCAACAGCCCTATCTACAAGTTCAAATAAATTCTTGTTTTTAGCAGATACTGTTAGTTTGGTGTTGCATTTTTTTTTGCGCACCCAACTCATGGCAGTTCTAGAATCTGTGTAGATAATGCGGTCACTATTACGCTCTTTTAAAAATGCTAGTCCGTGAACCAGCGCTAAAAACTCCCCAATATTATTAGTCCCTTGCGGAAAAGGACCTTGTTTAAATAATTTTTTACCCGTTTTAGTATCTACCCCTTGGTATTCCATAACTCCGGGATTTCCGCTAGAAGCCGCA harbors:
- the kbl gene encoding glycine C-acetyltransferase, which translates into the protein MYGKIKEHLQQEIENIKNDGLFKEERIIVSPQDAVIKIDTGQEVINFCANNYLGLSSHPDVIQAAKDAMDTHGFGMSSVRFICGTQDIHKTLEAKIAHFYGTEDTILYAAAFDANGGVFEPLLNAEDAIISDSLNHASIIDGVRLCKAKRYRYANSDMQDLEAQLIKANEDGARFKIIVTDGVFSMDGIVAPLDKICDLADKYDALVMIDECHATGFIGEKGKGTLEEKGVMGRIDIITGTLGKALGGAMGGYTTGKKEIITLLRQRSRPYLFSNSLAPAIVGASIKVFDMLENDTSLRDKLQENTAYFKKGIKNAGFDIVDGDSAIVPVMLYDAKLSQDMANKLLEKGIYVIGFFYPVVPKGKARIRVQLSAAHTKEHLDAAIKAFTEVGKELKIV
- a CDS encoding ribonuclease H family protein, coding for MAKKGKFYVVWKGKKPGIFDSWKECKKSIANYAGAEYKSFESFDVAKKAYNGNYADFKGKKKTAPSLSKEELKRIGLPNYHSISVDAASSGNPGVMEYQGVDTKTGKKLFKQGPFPQGTNNIGEFLALVHGLAFLKERNSDRIIYTDSRTAMSWVRKKKCNTKLTVSAKNKNLFELVDRAVEWLKKNQYSTVIVKWETKAWGEIPADFGRK
- a CDS encoding amidophosphoribosyltransferase; the encoded protein is MSDAIKHECGISVIRLLKPLEYYKEKYGTAFYGVNKMYLMMEKQHNRGQDGAGFASIKLDVKAGERYMSRVRSCQQQPIQDIFAQINDRINSELKEHPEYEDDVALQKKHIPYIGELLLGHVRYGTFGKNSIESVHPFIRQNNWMHRNLIVAGNFNMTNVHELFDNLIQLGQHPKEMADTVTVMEKIGHFLDDAVAKLYKQIKKEGYTKQEASPLIAERLKVYKILRRAAKNFDGGYAMAGLLGHGDAFVLRDPSGIRPAYYYRDDEVVVVASERPAIQTVFNVPYEEVKELDPGAAIIIKKNGTSDIKQILEPKERKACSFERIYFSRGSDKEIYQERKALGKLVFPQILEAINEDIKNTVFSYIPNTAETSFYGMVKEAQNYLNKKKEEQILALGTGITGEQLHEILDVRPRIEKVAIKDAKLRTFITQDSSRDDLVAHVYDISYGSVKKGDNLVIIDDSIVRGTTLKKSILRILDRLSPGKIIVVSSAPQIRYPDCYGIDMAKLEDFIAFKAALALHEDNNSMHIVEDIYKKCLTQVDSHDNDVINYVKEFYAPFTAKQISKKTGELLSPEGINAEVSIIYQTIENLHEACPKNLGDWYFTGNYPTPGGNRVVNKAFINFYEGNNERAY
- a CDS encoding superoxide dismutase gives rise to the protein MAFELPKLPYAYDALEPHIDARTMEIHHTKHHQGYTSKLNAAIEGTDLAGKSIEDILTGLDMSNGAVRNNGGGFYNHSLFWTILSPNGGGKPSGELAAAIDSAFGSFEEFKTKFTTAAGTRFGSGWAWLCVHKGGKVEVCSTPNQDNPLMPGVECGGLPILGLDVWEHAYYLNYQNKRPDYIEAFFNIINWDEVSKRYASNK
- a CDS encoding UvrD-helicase domain-containing protein produces the protein MSRNSFTIYNASAGSGKTYALAKVYLKIILASPQNFRKILAITFTNKAVNEMKHRILNSLFEFSKITSIEDANPLFNDILNETSYTFEELPALSKLRLKQILHNYAFFDISTIDKFTHRLIRTFAKDLKIPQNFEVVLDVDLLLQEAVERVISKAGEDPEFTKVLLDFAIEKIEDDRSWDIGFDLLKIGKLIFDENNAEHLKHLQEIELGDFLKLQTHLKKETKNLEKKIVALATAALDVITSSGLDLKDFPRETLPNHFKKIVAENFTPTQLYNNKLEDNLIEGKIVKATVKNAPAELAPQLLHHYQAIKQLIYKRGLYANINRNIIPFALLNAIQKELKIIQEEKDQLSISEFNTLIAKEVKDQPAPFIYERLGEKYRHYFIDEFQDTSQMQWENLIPLIGSAMEGEDELGSIGSLFLVGDPKQAIYRWRGGKAEQFLELATHQAHPFTIQSDLVTLPKNYRSYAEIINFNNNFFQSISPFLENDIYQEFFKIGNTQETNQKEGGYVNISLLEEDTDEEYAANTLATIQQCLSQGYTYSDICIIIRKKKHGLLLADFLMQHKIPVVSSDSLLLSESAKAIFLVQLIRYMVQPTELEIQYEILNFLSDGKKDKHAYIYENLGKLNTHLFETYGFDASKLRQASVFDGLAYAIKTFDLIPTSDAHLSAFMDLVFDVEQKYGSDMQSFLDYWDKKGNSASISTPENIESVQIMTIHKSKGLEFPVVIFPYANSNVYEEIDPKLWLPVSKEEFLGFSEVLINKKQEVQEYGEIESLLYEIDHQKLQLDAFNLLYVVLTRAVNALFIISANKLDRKGEHNTNSYSGLFIHFLKSIGEYQQDKLSYDFGELIPQTSKKQTSTDQLTIPYIYTNINRPDFKILALAGTLWDEGLDVAINQGNVIHYILGAIFTTADLDRAVQMALQKGLIKEQEVNGIKEIVKKVIFHKDLTQFYQNDVEVLNERDLLMADGTVQRPDRVVLKNNHATIIDYKTGEQNPKYHHQINTYAQSFSNMGYTIDHKIIVYINTEIELDYI
- a CDS encoding PfkB family carbohydrate kinase, whose translation is MGKLLIVGTVAFDAIETPFGKTDKILGGAATYIGLAASQFDVDSAIISIVGDDLPQEYLDLLTDRGIDISGLEIVKGGKTFFWKGKYHNDLNSRDTLVTELNTLEDFNPVVPEDYNDADVVMLGNLHPIVQLGVINQMKKRPKLIILDTMNFWMDNALNDLMEVIKHIDVLTINDEEARQLTGEYSLVKAAQKIFTMGPKYVVIKKGEHGALLFNEDQIFFAPALPLEEVFDPTGAGDTFAGGFSGYLAASDDSSFENMKKAIIHGSNLASFSVEKFGTERMIDLDRKEIRERLHQFKRLTQFDIELQ